In Pleuronectes platessa chromosome 4, fPlePla1.1, whole genome shotgun sequence, the following proteins share a genomic window:
- the poli gene encoding DNA polymerase iota isoform X3 translates to MGDSEEELEEDDTEWRSSFLDSAAPAVPAAAPGPSLCKPSAATSAQRVILHFDLDCFYAQVEMIRNPALREVPLAGIQQKYIIVTCNYVARDLGLTKLMSVIDAKEKCPQLVLVKGEDLTHYREMSYKVTELLMSYCPLVERLGFDENFMDVTEMVERRLTQTPDLNNFSFTGHVYNHISANVKASDHPRMALGSHIAAELREAIHNKLGLTGCAGIATNKLLAKLVSGAFKPNQQTTLLPENLCDIIGSLSSLRKVPGIGHQTAKRLQALGLVSIQDLQSFPLKDLVSEFGGPSAQRMKNLVIAVDDSPVTPTGAPQSLSDEDSFKKMASTKDVLQKTQQLLSSLVERMNKDGRQPLTFRLTIRRYSPTNKWFSRESKQCPIPNHIGQKIPSGSRDDAVLQLVPLAMKLFHKMVDSNAPFHLTLINVCFSNLQTRGAAVSGKGSITSFFSHGTSPRKTQTSSSQSQNGSSQAADSHCMDHQFSMHNMVTQHTSQMTVTTESPSSYEAALHGSRWKQSSVVAVKDTRLQTACRAARSDSDETSNTVTHRLPPNVDPEVFELLPEEIQVELLSPAYVNSSPSTSTSSSAQATVPDVPHIQKAPSPEPSQPFTENIEGAVNELDPPCRATTVNNQRPLATSAFPVREEGRLSFVESSDCKFPVNVDPEVFSELPPDVQRELMSEWKQQKPVLKVPSSRKPGRKTKDRKAAGKGGQANSLFKYFKPT, encoded by the exons ATGGGGgacagtgaggaggagctggaggaggatgacACCGAGTGGAGGAGCAGTTTCCTGgactcagctgctcctgctgttcctgctgctgctccgg GTCCAAGCCTGTGTAAGCCATCAGCAGCGACCTCTGCACAGAGAGTCATTCTGCATTTTGACCTGGACTGCTTCTACGCTCAGGTGGAGATGATCAGAAACCCGGCACTGAGAGAAGTCCCTCTAG CAGGTATCCAGCAGAAATACATCATAGTCACCTGCAACTACGTGGCAAGAGACCTGGGTCTCACCAAACTGATGTCTGTGATTGATGCAAAGGAGAAATGTCCTCAGCTGGTGCTGGTTAAAGGAGAAGACTTGACACACTACAGAGAAATGTCCTATAAGGTGACAG AGCTCCTGATGTCCTACTGTCCACTTGTCGAGAGGCTTGGATTTGATGAAAACTTCATGGATGTCACAGAGATGGTAGAAAGGCGGCTGACGCAGACGCCAGACCTGAACAACTTTTCATTTACAGGACACGTCTACAACCACATCA GTGCAAATGTTAAAGCCAGTGACCACCCGAGGATGGCTTTAGGTTCACACATTGCAGCAGAGCTGAGAGAAGCCATCCACAACAAGCTGGGTCTGACTGGCTGTGCTGGCATTGCCACAAACAAGCTCCTGGCCAAACTGGTGTCTGGCGCCTTCAAACCCAATCAGCAGACAACGCTGCTGCCGGAAAACCTCTGCGACATCATAGGCTCCCTGAGCAGTCTCCGCAAAGTACCAG GGATAGGTCACCAAACTGCTAAAAGACTTCAAGCCCTGGGATTGGTCAGCATCCAAGACCTACAGAGCTTCCCATTGAAAGACTTGGTGAGCGAGTTTGGAGGTCCCAGTGCTCAGCGCATGAAGAATCTGGTCATTGCCGTTGATGACTCCCCTGTCACGCCTACTGGGGCCCCTCAG TCTCTCAGTGACGAAGACTCCTTCAAAAAAATGGCATCGACTAAAGATGTTTTGCAAAAGACTCAGCAGCTCTTGAGCAGTCTGGTGGAAAG GATGAACAAAGACGGAAGGCAGCCTCTAACCTTCAGGCTCACCATCCGTAGATACTCGCCAACCAACAAGTGGTTCAGTCGCGAGAGCAAACAGTGTCCGATCCCCAACCACATCGGCCAGAAGATCCCCTCTG GAAGCAGAGATGATGCTGTGCTCCAGCTGGTCCCACTGGCCATGAAGCTCTTCCACAAGATGGTGGACAGCAACGCCCCCTTCCACCTCACCCTGATCAACGTTTGCTTCAGTAACCTGCAGACCAGGGGAGCAGCCGTCAGCGGGAAGGGCTCCATAACATCTTTCTTCTCACATGGCACTTCTCCGAGAAAAACACAGACCAGCTCGTCACAAAGTCAG AATGGTTCCTCTCAGGCAGCGGACAGTCACTGCATGGATCATCAGTTCAGCATGCACAACATGGTTACACAACACACCTCACAAATGACAGTAACCACAGAAAGCCCTTCCAGCTATGAGGCAGCATTACACGGATCCAGATGGAAACAAAGCTCTGTTGTTGCTGTTAAAGACACTCGACTTCAGACAGCATGCCGCGCAGCAAGGTCAGACTCTGACGAAACGAGCAACACCGTGACTCACCGATTGCCCCCAAATGTTGACCCAGAAGTGTTCGAGCTTCTCCCTGAGGAGATCCAGGTGGAACTGTTGTCTCCTGCCTACGTAAACTCCTCTCCCAGCACTTCTACGAGCTCCTCAGCACAAGCCACAGTCCCTGATGTCCCCCACATCCAAAAAGCCCCATCACCAGAACCTTCACAGCCTTTTACAGAAAATATTGAAGGGGCTGTCAACGAATTGGATCCTCCTTGCAGAGCGACCACAGTGAATAATCAGAGGCCTCTGGCCACAAGTGCATTTCCAGTAAGGGAAGAAGGGAGACTGTCATTCGTTGAGTCTTCTGACTGCAAATTCCCGGTAAATGTGGACCCTGAGGTCTTTTCTGAGCTTCCGCCGGATGTTCAACGGGAGCTGATGTCTGAATGGAAGCAGCAGAAGCCGGTGCTGAAGGTCCCATCATCCAGGAAACCAGGGAGAAAGACCAAAGACCGAAAGGCTGCAGGGAAAGGAGGTCAGGCAAACAGTCTGTTCAAGTATTTCAAACCCACTTAG
- the poli gene encoding DNA polymerase iota isoform X2 has translation MGDSEEELEEDDTEWRSSFLDSAAPAVPAAAPGPSLCKPSAATSAQRVILHFDLDCFYAQVEMIRNPALREVPLGIQQKYIIVTCNYVARDLGLTKLMSVIDAKEKCPQLVLVKGEDLTHYREMSYKVTELLMSYCPLVERLGFDENFMDVTEMVERRLTQTPDLNNFSFTGHVYNHISANVKASDHPRMALGSHIAAELREAIHNKLGLTGCAGIATNKLLAKLVSGAFKPNQQTTLLPENLCDIIGSLSSLRKVPGIGHQTAKRLQALGLVSIQDLQSFPLKDLVSEFGGPSAQRMKNLVIAVDDSPVTPTGAPQSLSDEDSFKKMASTKDVLQKTQQLLSSLVERMNKDGRQPLTFRLTIRRYSPTNKWFSRESKQCPIPNHIGQKIPSGSRDDAVLQLVPLAMKLFHKMVDSNAPFHLTLINVCFSNLQTRGAAVSGKGSITSFFSHGTSPRKTQTSSSQSQQNGSSQAADSHCMDHQFSMHNMVTQHTSQMTVTTESPSSYEAALHGSRWKQSSVVAVKDTRLQTACRAARSDSDETSNTVTHRLPPNVDPEVFELLPEEIQVELLSPAYVNSSPSTSTSSSAQATVPDVPHIQKAPSPEPSQPFTENIEGAVNELDPPCRATTVNNQRPLATSAFPVREEGRLSFVESSDCKFPVNVDPEVFSELPPDVQRELMSEWKQQKPVLKVPSSRKPGRKTKDRKAAGKGGQANSLFKYFKPT, from the exons ATGGGGgacagtgaggaggagctggaggaggatgacACCGAGTGGAGGAGCAGTTTCCTGgactcagctgctcctgctgttcctgctgctgctccgg GTCCAAGCCTGTGTAAGCCATCAGCAGCGACCTCTGCACAGAGAGTCATTCTGCATTTTGACCTGGACTGCTTCTACGCTCAGGTGGAGATGATCAGAAACCCGGCACTGAGAGAAGTCCCTCTAG GTATCCAGCAGAAATACATCATAGTCACCTGCAACTACGTGGCAAGAGACCTGGGTCTCACCAAACTGATGTCTGTGATTGATGCAAAGGAGAAATGTCCTCAGCTGGTGCTGGTTAAAGGAGAAGACTTGACACACTACAGAGAAATGTCCTATAAGGTGACAG AGCTCCTGATGTCCTACTGTCCACTTGTCGAGAGGCTTGGATTTGATGAAAACTTCATGGATGTCACAGAGATGGTAGAAAGGCGGCTGACGCAGACGCCAGACCTGAACAACTTTTCATTTACAGGACACGTCTACAACCACATCA GTGCAAATGTTAAAGCCAGTGACCACCCGAGGATGGCTTTAGGTTCACACATTGCAGCAGAGCTGAGAGAAGCCATCCACAACAAGCTGGGTCTGACTGGCTGTGCTGGCATTGCCACAAACAAGCTCCTGGCCAAACTGGTGTCTGGCGCCTTCAAACCCAATCAGCAGACAACGCTGCTGCCGGAAAACCTCTGCGACATCATAGGCTCCCTGAGCAGTCTCCGCAAAGTACCAG GGATAGGTCACCAAACTGCTAAAAGACTTCAAGCCCTGGGATTGGTCAGCATCCAAGACCTACAGAGCTTCCCATTGAAAGACTTGGTGAGCGAGTTTGGAGGTCCCAGTGCTCAGCGCATGAAGAATCTGGTCATTGCCGTTGATGACTCCCCTGTCACGCCTACTGGGGCCCCTCAG TCTCTCAGTGACGAAGACTCCTTCAAAAAAATGGCATCGACTAAAGATGTTTTGCAAAAGACTCAGCAGCTCTTGAGCAGTCTGGTGGAAAG GATGAACAAAGACGGAAGGCAGCCTCTAACCTTCAGGCTCACCATCCGTAGATACTCGCCAACCAACAAGTGGTTCAGTCGCGAGAGCAAACAGTGTCCGATCCCCAACCACATCGGCCAGAAGATCCCCTCTG GAAGCAGAGATGATGCTGTGCTCCAGCTGGTCCCACTGGCCATGAAGCTCTTCCACAAGATGGTGGACAGCAACGCCCCCTTCCACCTCACCCTGATCAACGTTTGCTTCAGTAACCTGCAGACCAGGGGAGCAGCCGTCAGCGGGAAGGGCTCCATAACATCTTTCTTCTCACATGGCACTTCTCCGAGAAAAACACAGACCAGCTCGTCACAAAGTCAG CAGAATGGTTCCTCTCAGGCAGCGGACAGTCACTGCATGGATCATCAGTTCAGCATGCACAACATGGTTACACAACACACCTCACAAATGACAGTAACCACAGAAAGCCCTTCCAGCTATGAGGCAGCATTACACGGATCCAGATGGAAACAAAGCTCTGTTGTTGCTGTTAAAGACACTCGACTTCAGACAGCATGCCGCGCAGCAAGGTCAGACTCTGACGAAACGAGCAACACCGTGACTCACCGATTGCCCCCAAATGTTGACCCAGAAGTGTTCGAGCTTCTCCCTGAGGAGATCCAGGTGGAACTGTTGTCTCCTGCCTACGTAAACTCCTCTCCCAGCACTTCTACGAGCTCCTCAGCACAAGCCACAGTCCCTGATGTCCCCCACATCCAAAAAGCCCCATCACCAGAACCTTCACAGCCTTTTACAGAAAATATTGAAGGGGCTGTCAACGAATTGGATCCTCCTTGCAGAGCGACCACAGTGAATAATCAGAGGCCTCTGGCCACAAGTGCATTTCCAGTAAGGGAAGAAGGGAGACTGTCATTCGTTGAGTCTTCTGACTGCAAATTCCCGGTAAATGTGGACCCTGAGGTCTTTTCTGAGCTTCCGCCGGATGTTCAACGGGAGCTGATGTCTGAATGGAAGCAGCAGAAGCCGGTGCTGAAGGTCCCATCATCCAGGAAACCAGGGAGAAAGACCAAAGACCGAAAGGCTGCAGGGAAAGGAGGTCAGGCAAACAGTCTGTTCAAGTATTTCAAACCCACTTAG
- the poli gene encoding DNA polymerase iota isoform X1, producing the protein MGDSEEELEEDDTEWRSSFLDSAAPAVPAAAPGPSLCKPSAATSAQRVILHFDLDCFYAQVEMIRNPALREVPLAGIQQKYIIVTCNYVARDLGLTKLMSVIDAKEKCPQLVLVKGEDLTHYREMSYKVTELLMSYCPLVERLGFDENFMDVTEMVERRLTQTPDLNNFSFTGHVYNHISANVKASDHPRMALGSHIAAELREAIHNKLGLTGCAGIATNKLLAKLVSGAFKPNQQTTLLPENLCDIIGSLSSLRKVPGIGHQTAKRLQALGLVSIQDLQSFPLKDLVSEFGGPSAQRMKNLVIAVDDSPVTPTGAPQSLSDEDSFKKMASTKDVLQKTQQLLSSLVERMNKDGRQPLTFRLTIRRYSPTNKWFSRESKQCPIPNHIGQKIPSGSRDDAVLQLVPLAMKLFHKMVDSNAPFHLTLINVCFSNLQTRGAAVSGKGSITSFFSHGTSPRKTQTSSSQSQQNGSSQAADSHCMDHQFSMHNMVTQHTSQMTVTTESPSSYEAALHGSRWKQSSVVAVKDTRLQTACRAARSDSDETSNTVTHRLPPNVDPEVFELLPEEIQVELLSPAYVNSSPSTSTSSSAQATVPDVPHIQKAPSPEPSQPFTENIEGAVNELDPPCRATTVNNQRPLATSAFPVREEGRLSFVESSDCKFPVNVDPEVFSELPPDVQRELMSEWKQQKPVLKVPSSRKPGRKTKDRKAAGKGGQANSLFKYFKPT; encoded by the exons ATGGGGgacagtgaggaggagctggaggaggatgacACCGAGTGGAGGAGCAGTTTCCTGgactcagctgctcctgctgttcctgctgctgctccgg GTCCAAGCCTGTGTAAGCCATCAGCAGCGACCTCTGCACAGAGAGTCATTCTGCATTTTGACCTGGACTGCTTCTACGCTCAGGTGGAGATGATCAGAAACCCGGCACTGAGAGAAGTCCCTCTAG CAGGTATCCAGCAGAAATACATCATAGTCACCTGCAACTACGTGGCAAGAGACCTGGGTCTCACCAAACTGATGTCTGTGATTGATGCAAAGGAGAAATGTCCTCAGCTGGTGCTGGTTAAAGGAGAAGACTTGACACACTACAGAGAAATGTCCTATAAGGTGACAG AGCTCCTGATGTCCTACTGTCCACTTGTCGAGAGGCTTGGATTTGATGAAAACTTCATGGATGTCACAGAGATGGTAGAAAGGCGGCTGACGCAGACGCCAGACCTGAACAACTTTTCATTTACAGGACACGTCTACAACCACATCA GTGCAAATGTTAAAGCCAGTGACCACCCGAGGATGGCTTTAGGTTCACACATTGCAGCAGAGCTGAGAGAAGCCATCCACAACAAGCTGGGTCTGACTGGCTGTGCTGGCATTGCCACAAACAAGCTCCTGGCCAAACTGGTGTCTGGCGCCTTCAAACCCAATCAGCAGACAACGCTGCTGCCGGAAAACCTCTGCGACATCATAGGCTCCCTGAGCAGTCTCCGCAAAGTACCAG GGATAGGTCACCAAACTGCTAAAAGACTTCAAGCCCTGGGATTGGTCAGCATCCAAGACCTACAGAGCTTCCCATTGAAAGACTTGGTGAGCGAGTTTGGAGGTCCCAGTGCTCAGCGCATGAAGAATCTGGTCATTGCCGTTGATGACTCCCCTGTCACGCCTACTGGGGCCCCTCAG TCTCTCAGTGACGAAGACTCCTTCAAAAAAATGGCATCGACTAAAGATGTTTTGCAAAAGACTCAGCAGCTCTTGAGCAGTCTGGTGGAAAG GATGAACAAAGACGGAAGGCAGCCTCTAACCTTCAGGCTCACCATCCGTAGATACTCGCCAACCAACAAGTGGTTCAGTCGCGAGAGCAAACAGTGTCCGATCCCCAACCACATCGGCCAGAAGATCCCCTCTG GAAGCAGAGATGATGCTGTGCTCCAGCTGGTCCCACTGGCCATGAAGCTCTTCCACAAGATGGTGGACAGCAACGCCCCCTTCCACCTCACCCTGATCAACGTTTGCTTCAGTAACCTGCAGACCAGGGGAGCAGCCGTCAGCGGGAAGGGCTCCATAACATCTTTCTTCTCACATGGCACTTCTCCGAGAAAAACACAGACCAGCTCGTCACAAAGTCAG CAGAATGGTTCCTCTCAGGCAGCGGACAGTCACTGCATGGATCATCAGTTCAGCATGCACAACATGGTTACACAACACACCTCACAAATGACAGTAACCACAGAAAGCCCTTCCAGCTATGAGGCAGCATTACACGGATCCAGATGGAAACAAAGCTCTGTTGTTGCTGTTAAAGACACTCGACTTCAGACAGCATGCCGCGCAGCAAGGTCAGACTCTGACGAAACGAGCAACACCGTGACTCACCGATTGCCCCCAAATGTTGACCCAGAAGTGTTCGAGCTTCTCCCTGAGGAGATCCAGGTGGAACTGTTGTCTCCTGCCTACGTAAACTCCTCTCCCAGCACTTCTACGAGCTCCTCAGCACAAGCCACAGTCCCTGATGTCCCCCACATCCAAAAAGCCCCATCACCAGAACCTTCACAGCCTTTTACAGAAAATATTGAAGGGGCTGTCAACGAATTGGATCCTCCTTGCAGAGCGACCACAGTGAATAATCAGAGGCCTCTGGCCACAAGTGCATTTCCAGTAAGGGAAGAAGGGAGACTGTCATTCGTTGAGTCTTCTGACTGCAAATTCCCGGTAAATGTGGACCCTGAGGTCTTTTCTGAGCTTCCGCCGGATGTTCAACGGGAGCTGATGTCTGAATGGAAGCAGCAGAAGCCGGTGCTGAAGGTCCCATCATCCAGGAAACCAGGGAGAAAGACCAAAGACCGAAAGGCTGCAGGGAAAGGAGGTCAGGCAAACAGTCTGTTCAAGTATTTCAAACCCACTTAG
- the poli gene encoding DNA polymerase iota isoform X4: MGDSEEELEEDDTEWRSSFLDSAAPAVPAAAPGPSLCKPSAATSAQRVILHFDLDCFYAQVEMIRNPALREVPLGIQQKYIIVTCNYVARDLGLTKLMSVIDAKEKCPQLVLVKGEDLTHYREMSYKVTELLMSYCPLVERLGFDENFMDVTEMVERRLTQTPDLNNFSFTGHVYNHISANVKASDHPRMALGSHIAAELREAIHNKLGLTGCAGIATNKLLAKLVSGAFKPNQQTTLLPENLCDIIGSLSSLRKVPGIGHQTAKRLQALGLVSIQDLQSFPLKDLVSEFGGPSAQRMKNLVIAVDDSPVTPTGAPQSLSDEDSFKKMASTKDVLQKTQQLLSSLVERMNKDGRQPLTFRLTIRRYSPTNKWFSRESKQCPIPNHIGQKIPSGSRDDAVLQLVPLAMKLFHKMVDSNAPFHLTLINVCFSNLQTRGAAVSGKGSITSFFSHGTSPRKTQTSSSQSQNGSSQAADSHCMDHQFSMHNMVTQHTSQMTVTTESPSSYEAALHGSRWKQSSVVAVKDTRLQTACRAARSDSDETSNTVTHRLPPNVDPEVFELLPEEIQVELLSPAYVNSSPSTSTSSSAQATVPDVPHIQKAPSPEPSQPFTENIEGAVNELDPPCRATTVNNQRPLATSAFPVREEGRLSFVESSDCKFPVNVDPEVFSELPPDVQRELMSEWKQQKPVLKVPSSRKPGRKTKDRKAAGKGGQANSLFKYFKPT, from the exons ATGGGGgacagtgaggaggagctggaggaggatgacACCGAGTGGAGGAGCAGTTTCCTGgactcagctgctcctgctgttcctgctgctgctccgg GTCCAAGCCTGTGTAAGCCATCAGCAGCGACCTCTGCACAGAGAGTCATTCTGCATTTTGACCTGGACTGCTTCTACGCTCAGGTGGAGATGATCAGAAACCCGGCACTGAGAGAAGTCCCTCTAG GTATCCAGCAGAAATACATCATAGTCACCTGCAACTACGTGGCAAGAGACCTGGGTCTCACCAAACTGATGTCTGTGATTGATGCAAAGGAGAAATGTCCTCAGCTGGTGCTGGTTAAAGGAGAAGACTTGACACACTACAGAGAAATGTCCTATAAGGTGACAG AGCTCCTGATGTCCTACTGTCCACTTGTCGAGAGGCTTGGATTTGATGAAAACTTCATGGATGTCACAGAGATGGTAGAAAGGCGGCTGACGCAGACGCCAGACCTGAACAACTTTTCATTTACAGGACACGTCTACAACCACATCA GTGCAAATGTTAAAGCCAGTGACCACCCGAGGATGGCTTTAGGTTCACACATTGCAGCAGAGCTGAGAGAAGCCATCCACAACAAGCTGGGTCTGACTGGCTGTGCTGGCATTGCCACAAACAAGCTCCTGGCCAAACTGGTGTCTGGCGCCTTCAAACCCAATCAGCAGACAACGCTGCTGCCGGAAAACCTCTGCGACATCATAGGCTCCCTGAGCAGTCTCCGCAAAGTACCAG GGATAGGTCACCAAACTGCTAAAAGACTTCAAGCCCTGGGATTGGTCAGCATCCAAGACCTACAGAGCTTCCCATTGAAAGACTTGGTGAGCGAGTTTGGAGGTCCCAGTGCTCAGCGCATGAAGAATCTGGTCATTGCCGTTGATGACTCCCCTGTCACGCCTACTGGGGCCCCTCAG TCTCTCAGTGACGAAGACTCCTTCAAAAAAATGGCATCGACTAAAGATGTTTTGCAAAAGACTCAGCAGCTCTTGAGCAGTCTGGTGGAAAG GATGAACAAAGACGGAAGGCAGCCTCTAACCTTCAGGCTCACCATCCGTAGATACTCGCCAACCAACAAGTGGTTCAGTCGCGAGAGCAAACAGTGTCCGATCCCCAACCACATCGGCCAGAAGATCCCCTCTG GAAGCAGAGATGATGCTGTGCTCCAGCTGGTCCCACTGGCCATGAAGCTCTTCCACAAGATGGTGGACAGCAACGCCCCCTTCCACCTCACCCTGATCAACGTTTGCTTCAGTAACCTGCAGACCAGGGGAGCAGCCGTCAGCGGGAAGGGCTCCATAACATCTTTCTTCTCACATGGCACTTCTCCGAGAAAAACACAGACCAGCTCGTCACAAAGTCAG AATGGTTCCTCTCAGGCAGCGGACAGTCACTGCATGGATCATCAGTTCAGCATGCACAACATGGTTACACAACACACCTCACAAATGACAGTAACCACAGAAAGCCCTTCCAGCTATGAGGCAGCATTACACGGATCCAGATGGAAACAAAGCTCTGTTGTTGCTGTTAAAGACACTCGACTTCAGACAGCATGCCGCGCAGCAAGGTCAGACTCTGACGAAACGAGCAACACCGTGACTCACCGATTGCCCCCAAATGTTGACCCAGAAGTGTTCGAGCTTCTCCCTGAGGAGATCCAGGTGGAACTGTTGTCTCCTGCCTACGTAAACTCCTCTCCCAGCACTTCTACGAGCTCCTCAGCACAAGCCACAGTCCCTGATGTCCCCCACATCCAAAAAGCCCCATCACCAGAACCTTCACAGCCTTTTACAGAAAATATTGAAGGGGCTGTCAACGAATTGGATCCTCCTTGCAGAGCGACCACAGTGAATAATCAGAGGCCTCTGGCCACAAGTGCATTTCCAGTAAGGGAAGAAGGGAGACTGTCATTCGTTGAGTCTTCTGACTGCAAATTCCCGGTAAATGTGGACCCTGAGGTCTTTTCTGAGCTTCCGCCGGATGTTCAACGGGAGCTGATGTCTGAATGGAAGCAGCAGAAGCCGGTGCTGAAGGTCCCATCATCCAGGAAACCAGGGAGAAAGACCAAAGACCGAAAGGCTGCAGGGAAAGGAGGTCAGGCAAACAGTCTGTTCAAGTATTTCAAACCCACTTAG